TCTGGTATCATAATTCCAGATTTTGAGATCGTCTTTGGACAAGTCCATTTGCAGACGAAGGTTGGATGTATGAAAAGTAGACCAAGTAAATCGGTACAGTTGGCGATAGTATGGATTTTTACTTTGCAAGTCTCCCCATCTGGCTAAAGATCGGGCAAATGGGTTCACGCCTGTTTCAAGCTCGAGCAAGCCTAAAGGCATAAGCTCATTCATCGTTTCGAAACCTATGTAATGTGCTTTTTCCGGATTGATATTATAGTACATTTTAACATCGTGCTTCCATTTTTGATCGTCAAATCCGTAGGCAATATTAGGGATTAAGAGTAGTTTGCGGTCAGAGGTGTTTATACGTCCTCCAAGACCAAGACGAAAACCTTCGATATTGTTATAAGCTATCGCGTCTTGATGCTTTCCCCATGCGATATTTTTTCCATTGGTATACGCGTTCATCCCAAAGCGCAATAAGTTGGTAAAACGCTTGACGGATTTGATTTCATTGATGGAGTCTATCATTTGGAAAGTTTGGTTGGATATTGGTTTCAAACTGTCATAATTGATGTACTCACTTTTGGCTGTTTCCCATTCTTCAGGATCTATGTTATTTTCGTCTTCTGTTTTTATTTCAAATCTTTTTTCAAAAACCGATGAAGCTATTTCCGCTTGAAGCTTGTAATCATTGTAATGATATTTATAGTCTAATAATACCGCTGGAAATCCGTCGAAAAATTCCGAAACGTTGTATTGGATATGAAAATACTTTTTTGTCCAAATGCCTGAAGGCTGGCGTTCCATATTTTGAACAACATTCATTTGGCTGATGAAATTGACATTCGCGCTTTTTGCCAATTCCAAGTCCGCTTTTACCAGTGCATTATCTTCTTTGTCAATCCATAATTGGCCTTCAAAAGCCAAACTTCCTTTTATTCGTGGCTCCACTTCGATGAGGTAGGTTTCTCTGCCTTGGTGGTTCAAGCTGTCCATAAGCCAAAGTTTGTAGTTCACTCTCCAAAAGCTTGACAATGGAGATGGAATGCCTTTGTCAAGCAGCATAATATTGTTGTCGTTAAGATCTCCACTATGAAAAGGGCTTTCTGTTATAATTCTCACAATCTCATCGGAGCGATCTATGCCGATGGCTTTGAACTGTTCGTTGACGGGTTTGCTCTTTCGTTTTTCCCCTTTAGCATAATTATTCATTATAGCTTCGCAGTGAACTAGGGGAATAAGGTTGCAAGTTGAAGAATCATTTTTGGCGACAAATTCAGCGGCGTCATGAATGAATTTTAGTTTTTTGGCTTTAGCAGGATCCATAGACAAGTCTATGCTGTTTAGGGATGTGCTAGTGTAGCTGTTAACTCCTTTTTCAGTTATTTGACCTCTTTGCTTTGAGGCTTTTCGAATGATATTATAGGCAGGATTCTCTCCGGCTTTGAAGACTACTGCGTCAAGCTTGGTGACGTCTTCTTCCAATTCGAAAACCATGGATGAAAAAGGCGTTTTGCAATCGAAGTTTTGTATTTGATAACCGATGGAAGACACAGAGATTGTAGCTGAGCTCCATTCTTTAGGAAGAAGCAAAGCGACTTCTCCATCTGGACTTGATTCGACTCCATACAATGGGTCTTTTTCTACATATACATTGGCGAAAGGTATGGGTTCTTTTGTGTTTTTATCAATTACTTTGGCTGTGAGTAGTATTGTTTCTTGAGACCAACATTCATATAGACTCAGTGCAAACATTGTTATTACAAGTGAATACCTTAATAAAGATTGTGACATTAGAGTAATAGTTTATGCTTAGTTTGATGATATCGGTGGGAACTGCTTGAATTGCTTTGTGCTGTGTAGTTCGATTTGCAATTCATCTCTATATTCACCACAAAATTACGCTAATGAGTTTTTGTAAGGAATTGATTGTCTGTGAGTTGTTTGATTTTCTGGTGAGCTGTAAAACAAGCCTTTGGATTGAGAAATTCGAAAATGGAACGACTTAATATTGTCAGTACCTAAAGTGCAATAGTAGCTTGTCAGCCAATATGGGAGGCTTGAGTTTTAGCAATAATTAACGGTTGTTGATCAAATAATATGAAACAAACTTATTTAAAGTGATACTTAAATGGCTTTACATCAATTTTTTCATTGGCTTTAATTGAAAATAGTATCAGTTTTTGTAAATTATAAGAGACTAAAACACTTTTATTTTTTTGTATGAAAAGATTATTAGCACTCATATTTTTTGCATTGATTGGTTTCGACTCTTTTTCCAGCAATTTTTTGTCTAATGCCAATAATGAAATTCATAAGTATAGAAGGCGCAAACAGTCTAGCCCTTCATTTGAATTAGGATTTCAAGGAGGTTATGGCGTCGCGAATGTTTATCTCAGCGAAGGATCGGCTAAATCGAGAGGCGTATTTCATCTAGGAGCTATTGGGCAATATAATTTTAATGAAAAATGGGCATTTGTGTCTAAGCTGCATTTTGATCAGAAAGGCTATACTTATACTGACAACACCTCTGGAAAGGAGTCATTGACTTATGTTAATTTGCCAATGATGGGAAAGTTTAGTTTTGGAAATGGGGTGAAAGGTTATCTGCAAGCAGGATTTCATGTTGGTTATTTATTAGTGGCAAGGGGAGAGAATGAAGGAAAAAAAGTGGACACAAAAGACATGTACAATAGTTTGGATTTTGGACTTGCAATAGGGCTTGGAGTGGAATTCCCTTTGGATAAGGATACGAAGATGTTTTTTGAATGGGAGGCTAATTCCGGAATGGCGAATATAGCCAATCATCCAACGCATGATATAAAAGTTAGAAATGGGGCTTCGAAGTTGGCTGTTGGAGTAAAATTTAATATAGAATAAGCAAGAGTCTGCCTCAATATTATCATGTGAAGCAGACTGATTGCATGTTTAGGTTATTCTGCGTTCAAAGGATTCAATTCGCCAAATTGAACTCCTTGTTGAAGCTTGATGCCGTCGAATACTCCTGGCTCGAATAATAGAATGACGGTCGAACCTCCATAAGCGAAATGACCAATTTTTTCACCTTTCTTTACTTGAACTCCGCTGGAAGGAATTCTTCCGGGTTCGAATTTAGGTTCGAAGTTGATTGAGCTGATATCGTCCAAGCCCACAGGTATCATAGCTATATATCCATGATGTTTTGTCTTGATGATGTAATATCCTCTATGATAAACTCCGAATATGCCGTAGTTGGATTGATATCCTCCAATGTTTCCATTATTTGAAAAAGTGAAAAACTGTCCATCCATGCCAAAATACACTCCGCCTACATAGTCCACTGCCTTCGTTTCAACGATAGTTCCGGCCGCTGGAGAATGATAATGATGATAGTCATTGGGCAATAATACGGAAGCGGTTGCTGTGCCTCCAATAAATTTGGAAGCATGTTCGGAGCCTGCCAGCAGTTGATCCACATTGAGGTATTCATTGTATTTGGTATGGATTCTAGATTCTGTATTTAGGTTTTGGTTGATGACATTGACAAGACCGTCTGCAGGAGCCGAAAGAATGTTGTCGTTTTCAGGTTGAAAAATTGGCCTGGCCTCAGGCTTTACATTACGAGTGAAAAATTCGTTGAATGTAGTATATCCTTCGAAGCCTTCTGTCGTGTCATGTGGAGGAATGAAGTCATTCCAAGCCGGTCCTAGTGCTTCTTTCCATTGCTCCATAATCGTTGGATCAATAGAGGCTGTGCTGTCCATAAAGTCGCCTCTGGCATCTACAAATTTTTTCGTCCAGCTTAAGCCGGGCTCTGTTGCTACGAATTTAAGCGCATTGACATTGTAATAGCACAAGCCATATAAAAGCTCATAGTACTCCATACCATTGGTAGGGTTTGGAACAAATGTGCTCCATGCTTGAAAAAAGTCCATCAAATCTTCGAAGTTCTTTTCAGGCCAAACAAATAGTTCTGAAGAGTCATCAGGGTATTTCGCTAATTCTTCAGGAGTAGGCGACCAGCCATCAGGAGTTGGAATAGCACTGAGCAATGCATTATCTATGATATTCCTAAAGTTTTTATCAGTATCATATAATGCTTTAAGCTCCATAACAACAGGAGAGTATTGCTTCTCCGACTTGTCTTTTTTCTTTCCTTTTTTGGCGAAAGCGGGAGTGGCTATCGCAATGAGAATTGCAAGTATGCATATTACTTGCGTTGTAACGTTTCTTTTTTTCATCTTTTGAAATAGTTGGTGGTAAAAATTAATACGGCTTTGTTGAGCACCTAAAGAAAGCAAAAATAGAGTCGAAAAAATATTTCAAAATATTTCGTTCTGAACTGAAATAAAATACGGCCGACAAGATGCCGGCCGTTGAGATGAAATAGATAGGAATAGAATATTTTTAGAATACTTCGTGAGCGGTTCTTCTGATGATCTCGTCTTGAAGTTCTTCGCCAAGATCATTGAAATAGTCGGAGTACCCAGCCACTCTTACGATGAGGTCTCGATAATCTTCTGGCTTGGCTTTGGCTTTTTGCAATGTTCTGGAGTCTACTACATTGAATTGGATATGGTGCCCGTCCATTTTGAAGTAGGAGCGTACAAGCGAGGCTACTTGGCGAATGGAAGTGTCGTCCTTGAAAAAGCTAGGAGAAAATCGTTGATTAAGCAAAGTGCCACCTGTTCTTAAGTGGTCGATTTTCGATGCTGACTTGATGACAGCTGTAGGTCCATTGGTGTCTGAACCATGAAAAGGCGATATTCCCTCAGAAAGAGGAATGCCGGCTTTTCTTCCATCAGCAGAGGCTCCGATTACTTTGCCAAAATACACATGGCAAGTTGTTGGCAACATATTGATGCGAAACACGCCTCCTGTGGAGGTTGGCCTGCCGTTGACACTGTCATAGAAAATGTCAAAGATGCTTATTGCTTGCTCGTCGGCATAATCATCGTCGTTTCCATATTTAGGCGTGTGATGCACTGCTTGTTTGCGCATAGCTTCAAAGCCATTCCAATTAGCTTCCAATGCGGATTGCAGTTCAGCAAAAGTAAAAGTGTTATTGTCAAAAATATGGTATTTTACCGAGGTCATGATATCTGTCAACGAGCCAAGTCCTACGCCTTGGATGTAACTTGTGTTGTATTTAGCTCCTCCGCTGTTGTAATCTTTGCCTCCTTCGATACACCCTTCTACCAACAATGATAGGAAAGGAACAGGAAGAAAATCGCTGTAAAGCCTTTCAATAATATTGTTGCCTTGGATTTTGATATTAATAAAATGATTGACTTGTCTCTTGAAGGCTTCAAGCAAGTCGTCAAAAGATTCAAAGGTGGCAGGATTGCCTGTTTGCAAACCGATTTCTCTTCCAGTTACCGGGTCTCTGCCATTGTTTATTGTGATTTCAAAGACCTTTGCCAAGTTAAAGTAGCCGGTCAGTCCATATTTTTCCGTACCGAAAGCACCTGTCTCAACGCAACCTGAACATCCTCCTTTCCTAGCGTCAACAATATCTTTGCCTTGCCTAAGCAACTGGTTGATCAAGCCATCGGTATTGAAAATCGACGGTTGTCCAAAGCCTTTGCGAACCACTTTTATGGTATGGTGCACGAATCTATCCGGATTCATCTTGCTGATTTGCACCATTGAGCTGGGTTGGACCATTTGCATGTCGGCAACGACATCTAAAATCATATAAGACATTTCATTGACGGCATCTTTGCCATCAGGGGTAAGGCCTCCGACATTGATTAAGCAAAAGTCGGTATACGTACTGCTTTCTTGAGCGGTGATGCCTACTTTAGGCGGAGCCGGATGGTTGTTGAATTTAATCCAAAATGCTTGGAGCAACTCATAGGCTTTTTCTTTGGTTAGCGTTCCCGCTTCAAGTTCTTTTTTATAATATGGGTATAAGTGCTGGTCTAATCTGCCGGGGTTGAAAGCGTCCCAAGGGTTTAGCTCGGTGATTACACCCAAGTGAACAAACCAATAATATTGCAGAGCTTCATGAAACGTTTCGGGCTTGTTCGCTGGAACTCTTCTGCAAATTTTGGCCATGTGCTCCAATTCAAGCTTCCTTGTTTCATTTTCACAGGAATCAGCTAAGGTTTCAAGTTTGTCAGCGTGTCTGTGTGCGAAATTTATGAGAGCTTCAGCCGTCGCCTTCATAGCATTTAGCTCTTCTCTTTTCTCATAAGCTTTATTGTCATTGAAGAAATCAAGTTTTTTTATCGAATGCTTTATATCCGCTATGATATCAAGCATCCCTTTTCTGTATATGATATCTCCCAATACGGTGTGTCCTGGCGCTCTTTGCTCTTGGAATTCTGTGAATATTCCCGAAGAGTAAGCATCATGCCATTCTTGAGTCATGTTTTCGACTAAGCGCTCTCGATGCGATCTTCCTGTCCAAAATGGTATAATAATATCTCGATAGGTCTGCTTTACATCATCGCTGACTGAGAAAGATACCTTTTCTCTTGAATGGAGTGTTTCTAGATCTTCTAGGGAATGGACGCAAATTTCAGGATAAGTCGGGGTGGCTTTAGGGGAAGGTCCTCGCTCTCCGACGATTAGTTCGTCATCTAGGATGCAGATTTTTTTATTTTCAAAAATGTATTTGAAGCAAAGGCCTCTTTGCATGGCAATAGACAAACCTCCAATTCCCTGTTGTTGGTAAAATTCGGTTACCAGCAAAGCTCTTTCAGCGCTTATCGTATTTGGAGCGTTTAGACTTTGCTCCCTAAGGTTCTTGATTCTATCGTTGATCATAATGGATTTAATTAGTTGATTGAGCAATTGATTCCGGAGTCGACGAATAGTTTTGCGATAGATTTCATGTCTAAATGCTCAGGTTCGTGAAAAATATCTGCTTTGTATTCCATTCCCAGCTTTTCGTATTTGTGTTTCCCTAGCCTGTGAAATGCTAGCAGGTCGATCTTTGACAGGGCTGGTCTGTCTTTTATGAATTTTATGAAATATTGAATGTCTTGATAACTGTCATTTACTTGGGGAATGATTGGGATTCTCAAGTTGATGGCTTTATTCTGCGAAATAATGCAGTCTAGGTTGTCGACAATACGTTGTATGCCAACTCCAGTATATTTTTTATGCTTCTTTTCATCCAATGACTTAAGGTCGTAAAGAAACATGTCGGTATGAGGAAGCACAAGCTTTAAGTTGGCCAAGCTGGCATGTCCACTGGTGTCTATGCAAGTGTGAAGCTCTCTTGCCTTGCATTGGGACAAAAATTCACTGACAAATTTTGCTTGCAATAATGGTTCGCCTCCTGAGCATGTAACGCCTCCATTGCTGTCGTCAAAGAAAATTCTTTCTTTTTCTACTGAATCAAGAAGATCATCGACGCTGACATCCCAACATTTTTTGTAATTGTTGTTTTGAGGAATCAAGCTTTGGCTTTCTGGGTTGTGGCACCACCAACAAGATAGAGGACATCCTTGAAAGAAGATTGTTTGTCTGATTCCGGGGCCGTCATTGACTGCGTATTTTTTGATGTTGAATATCTTTCCTTTGATCATGAATTCAGCTAATGGTTTTAGTTAGGTGACAAATAGGGAGCTTCATTTATAAGTTATAGATAATCCCATTTATATCAGATGATAATTATCATCATGAAAAATGATCTTTGAGAGATAGTTTTTGAAATGGAATTGTAAAATGCTAATATTTCCTTGGAGCTTGTCTTCGTTTGTTAAATGAGGTGAAATGGCCGTAATAGTTGGAAAGATTGTGCGTTAGGATAACAGTAAATTAAAACTATCCTTCACTTCAAATTCGATATCAATGAGAAATCGTACAGGAGTTGTAATTTTTTTCTTATGCATGTTGTTGTCTAGCTTTGCTATGAGCTATGACAGGGGAGAGCTGGTAGATGCGAAATACTCTACTAGAACCCCTCAAAAAACCATCGTTTCCTTATTAGCTTTTTTGCAGGATGATAGATTCGATCCTGCTATTGCTTCAGCTACGATTGCCGGAGATTATACCAAAGGAGAGAAAATCGGATATGCTTTGAAAATCAAGCAGATCATTGATAAAAAAGAAGCAGAAGTTGACTTGTCGGAGATTCCAGATAAGCGTTTGTATAAGGATAAGACATCCAAAGAAAGAATTTATATCTTATTCGAAGATTTCCCAGATTTATATTTGGAACGAATTAATTCCAATTGGTTGTTTTCTGAGCATTCAATCGATAATCTTCCAGAAATTCACAAGCAATTATTCCCAATTGTAGCTCCTGTTCCTGAGTTTGATTTTGAGGAGCTTTGGGAAGAGGTGGATTCTTTGGGCAAAGACAGCGTTGTCACCAAGGTGAAAAAGAAGACTGTGGTAAAAAGAGCTCCTGTCGTTAAGACTGAAAAGGAGATGAGCGACTTTTACGATAAGTTTGATTTGAGTTCGCCGTATGAGACGGTTAGGTCGCATTTGATCTTTTTGCAGGATTTCAATTACAAGCCCGAGTTGGCAGCCAAAACGCTTAACGCTCCATCGCGAGATGAAAATGAGAAGATAGCTTTGGCTATCAAGCTGAAGCAAATCTATGATGGAAGAGGCAAGTACATTGATCTAGCCTCAATTAGCAGGGATCCTAATTTTGCTGATTCTTTGGGAAGAATGCGAAAATATATCGTAGAGCCTTCTATTCCGGAGATTTATTTGGAAAAGAAAGGCGACGACTGGGTTTATTCCGAGGCAAGTGTTGAAAAAATTGGCTCCTTGTACGAAAGAACTTATCCTATTGTTGGCGCTTCAGCGACATTCAAATACAGAGAGATTCTTCAAAAGTATTTTCCTGAAAAAAGCGGGATGATCTTTGGCCAGCCTATATGGAAGTTCATGGGATTGATATTATTGCTGGTTGGAATTTTTATCACCAATGCTTTGCTTGTTTTCTTGTCAAGACAAGTGATCAGTTTATTCAACAAGGATGAAGCTTATCAGAAAGTAGTAATTGCAATAATTTCTCAATTTTATCTGATACTAGCGGTTTATTTCTCCAATATCGTTTTGCAGATCATCAACTTCACGATTGAAGTCTACAGATATATTATTGAAGTCAGAGATGTCTTGTTGGTTGTATTAATCACCGTATTTTTATTCAAGATCATTGATCTGTTGGCCTTCCATACATTGCAGGGAGAAGATGATAGCAAAAGGTTTTTCAAGGCGAGAAAAAGCGTCATGCCATTCTTTTCGATGACAGGAAAGATATTGATTACCTTGGTAAGTGTTTCTTACACTTTGCAGATGTTGGGAGTGGATGTAAGTACTTTGCTAGCTGGTATTTCCATTGGTGGTTTGGCTCTTGCCTTGGCGGCTCAAGATACGCTTAAAAACTTCTTTGGATCTATAATGATATTAATGGACAGCCCTTTTAGGGTCGGAGACTTCATTAGCGCGGATAAAGACGGAATCAAAGGAAGCGTGGAAAAGATTGGTTTGAGATCCACTTTGATCAGGACAGTGAATGACTCTGTTATCTCCGTGCCGAACTCATCTTTAGCCAATTCGCAGGTTGACAACTTAGGACGAAGAAACTACCGTAGGTTGAAGTTTTATTTGCCATTGGAGTTTGGTCAGGAAATGACCAATATACATGATTTGAAGCGAGGCATTGAATCTGTGATTATCGATCACCCGAAGCTTAGGGATGATCGATACTATTGCAATTTATATGATTTGACTCCTTATTCTGTACGAATGATTGTCATCGCTTATGTTAAAGGTTCTTATGCGGAAGAAATGGAGACAAGGCATGAGGTTCTCTCCCAGATATTATTGAAAGCATCAGAAATGAATGTGAAAGTAGCTACTTTGCCAAAAGGCTTCGTGCCGGATGAGCCTGCTAAAGCTACTGCGGGAGGTGGAGGTCTTGGTTCAAATGACTCTGGTTCATTGGTGTTTTAAACAAAAAAGGAGATCGGCCGATCTCCTTTTTTTATTTATTCGTATTGAGGTTATTTCTGTCTGAAATAGAAGTTCACTGGCACGCCTTCGAATCCAAATTGATCTCTAAATTTATTCTCAAGATATCTTTGATATGATTCTTTGATATACTGAGGCAAGTTGCAGAAGAAAGCGATTGAAGGATGTTTTGTCGGAAGTTGAGTAACATACTTGATTCGTATGTATTTTCCTTTTACTGCCGGTGGTGGATATGCTTCAATAACACTTAGCATGAAATCGTTAAGCTCCGAAGTTGGGATGCGTTTGTTGAGATTCTCATGTATCTCCATTGCCAACTCAATTGCTTGGAAAACGCGTTGTTTGTTGATAACGGATGTGAATATAATCGGAATATATCCCAAAGGTCCCAATTTCGCTTTGATTTCTTTACGGAACTGCTCCATGGTATTGTTGCTTTTCTCGATCAAGTCCCATTTGTTCACCATTATCATAACTCCACGCTTATATTTGTGCGCCAAGTTGATAATATTCATGTCTTGTGCTTCGAAACCTCTTTCAGCGTCTATCATTATAACGCATACATCTGAGTCTTGAAGCGCTTGGATGGCTCTCATCACAGAGTAGAACTCAATGTCTTCATGGACTCTGGACTTTTTTCTTATTCCCGCCGTATCGGTAAGTATGAAATCTTTTCCGAAAGCTTTGTATCTTGAGTTCACAGCATCTCTGGTGGTGCCGGCGATATCAGTTACAATACTTCTTTCTCTGCCTAGTAATAAGTTGACAAAAGAGGATTTTCCTGCATTAGGTCTTCCTAAGATCGCTATACGAGGAACTCCTTCGTCAGGGTTATCATCGTCATTATCTTTGAAATGTGTCACCACATGATCCAGAAGTTCTCCAGTTCCTGCGCCACTTGCTGCAGCTACAGGGAAGACTTCACCCATACCGAGTTCATAGAACTCCATGCTTTCATGGATATATTTGGTGTTATCGGATTTGTTTGCTGTTAAAATTACAGGCTTGTTAATTTCTCTAAGAATATTCGCAAAATCCTTGTCTAGATCTGTTAAGCCAGTGTGAGTATCCACCATGAATAATACTACCGTAGCTTCTTCAATGGCTTCTTTAACTTGTTCTCTGATTGCTTGTTCGAAGATATCTTCAGAACCTACCACATATCCTCCTGTATCGATGACCGTGAAGTTTTTGCCTGTCCACTCGCCATATCCGTAATGGCGATCTCTGGTGACACCGCTTTCATCGTCCATGATTGCTTTTTTTTGCTCAATAAGCCTATTGAACAGCGTGGATTTCCCCACGTTAGGTCGTCCAACAATAGCTACTATATTTGCCATAATATATGTTTTCTGGTATTTATTGTTTCTTAATTATATGATCTCACGGTTTACGTTGAATCCTAAAATTCGTTGTATCCGAAGCGTTTAAGCTTGTGATCGTTTTTTCTCCAATCAGGATCAACTTTAATATAAGTTTCCAAGTACACCTGTTTTTGGAAAAATTCTTCCAATTCCTTTCGCGACTCAATGCCGACTTTCTTGATCGAGGCTCCTTTGTTGCCAATGAGTATCACTCTTTGGCTTTTTCTTTCGCAATAAATTTCAGCCCGCATTCTGATGATCGTGTCGGTTTCTTTGAACTCTGTGATTACTACTTCAGTGCTGTACGGGACTTCTTTTTTGTAATTGAGAAAGATTTTTTCTCTAATGATTTCAGAAGCGAAAAAGCGTTCAGGTCTGTCTGTCAAGGCATCCTTTGGGAAATATGGAGGATGCACAGGCATTTTGTCAATGACAAATTTAAGAAGTTCTTCTGTATTTGTCTTATGCAAAGCGGAAATGCAGATGTGTTTTTCCACATCGATTTTGCTTTTCCAATATTCTATCTTGGCTTCCACATCCGATGCTTTTTTCGCCAAGTCTATTTTATTGAGAACCAAAAGCACAGGGACTTTTGCTTTCTTCAACTTTTTGAGCGACTCGTCTTCTTCATTGTATTCTTCGAAAAGATCTGTGACAAACAGAACCATATCGGCATCTTCCAAAGATGAATTTACAAACTTCATCATGGACTTGTGAAGTTCGTACTTTGGAGCGATGATCCCCGGAGTGTCAGAATAGACGATTTGAAAATCATCGCCATTGAGTATGCCGAAGATTCTGTGTCTTGTTGTTTGCGCTTTGGAAGTAATGATCGATAGGCGTTCGCCAACTAGGGCGTTCATTAGTGTAGACTTTCCTACATTAGGTTTTCCTATGATACTTACAAACCCAGCTTTGTGCTCTGCGTTTTCCAATATTGTATGATTTTTTTTGCAAAGGTACTTGTTTTTTGTGAAAATACACCTACCTTTGCAGTCCCATTCGATAATAACACGGAAAAATCGTTAATGGTTGCTTAAGTCGCTCCGTTCGTCTAGGGGTTAGGACGCCAGGTTTTCATCCTGGTAGCAGGGGTTCGAATCCCCTACGGAGTACACATCGCGGGATGGAGCAGTTGGTAGCTCGTCGGGCTCATAACCCGAAGGTCACAGGTTCGAGTCCTGTTCCCGCTACTAAGAAGAGTATCGAAAGACTCTTAATAAAAAACTTTCGCTCCGTTCGTCTAGGGGTTAGGACGCCAGGTTTTCATCCTGGTAGCAGGGGTTCGAATCCCCTACGGAGTACACATCGCGGGATGGAGCAGTTGGTAGCTCGTCGGGCTCATAACCCGAAGGTCACAGGTTCGAGTCCTGTTCCCGCTACTAAGAAGAGTATCGAAAGACTCTTAATAAAAAACTTTCGCTCCGTTCGTCTAGGGGTTAGGACGCCAGGTTTTCATCCTGGTAGCAGGGGTTCGAATCCCCTACGGAGTACACATCGCGGGATGGAGCAGTTGGTAGCTCGTCGGGCTCATAACCCGAAGGTCACAGGTTCGAGTCCTGTTCCCGCTACTAAGAAGAGTATCGAAAGACTCTTAATAAAAAACTTTCGCTCCGTTCGTCTAGGGGTTAGGACGCCAGGTTTTCATCCTGGTAGCAGGGGTTCGAATCCCCTACGGAGTACACATCGCGGGATGGAGCAGTTGGTAGCTCGTCGGGCTCATAACCCGAAGGTCACAGGTTCGAGTCCTGTTCCCGCTACTAAGAAGAGTACGAAAGACTCTTAATAAAAAACTTTCGCTCCGTTCGTCTAGGGGTTAGGACGCCAGGTTTTCATCCTGGTAGCAGGGGTTCGAATCCCCTACGGAGTACTCGTCTCAAGAATTGGCATTCGCTGATTCAATTGGAAATCAAAACTTTCCGCTCCGTTCGTCTAGGGGTTAGGACGCCAGGTTTTCATCCTGGTAGCAGGGGTTCGAATCCCCTACGGAGTACTCGTCTTAACGAATTAGCATTTGCTGGTTCTATCGGAAATTAAAATTTTCCGCTCCGTTCGTCTAGGGGTTAGGACGCCAGGTTTTCATCCTGGTAGCAGGGGTTCGAATCCCCTACGGAGTACACATCGCGGGATGGAGCAGTTGGTAGCTCGTCGGGCTCATAACCCGAAGGTCACAGGTTCGAGTCCTGTTCCCGCTACTAAGAAGAGTATCGAAAGACTCTTTCAAAAAACTTTCGCTCCGTTCGTCTAGGGGTTAGGACGCCAGGTTTTCATCCTGGTAGCAGGGGTTCGAATCCCCTACGGAGTACATATAGCCAAGCATTTGCTTGGCTTTTTTTATGCAAAAAAATATGGCCACAATATTTTGATTGTGACCATAATCGTTATTTGAAATTGTAAATAGGGGAGTTAAGGCAATAGTACTTCATTGACAGCGTGAATGACTCCATTGGTAGTTTGTACATCGGTAATTATAATGTCAACATTTTGTCCGCTGCTCGTATTTAGCATAGCGCCATCTCCTAACTTGACAGTTGCTTTTCCTCCATTCAAAAACGAGATTTCTTGATCATTTGTCAGTTCGCTTGATTGCACATTAGCTCCTCCAATTACATGGTATTTCAATACGGCATCCAATGTTTCGATTGGAATATCAGCAAGAGAG
The Aureibacter tunicatorum DNA segment above includes these coding regions:
- a CDS encoding glycyl-radical enzyme activating protein → MIKGKIFNIKKYAVNDGPGIRQTIFFQGCPLSCWWCHNPESQSLIPQNNNYKKCWDVSVDDLLDSVEKERIFFDDSNGGVTCSGGEPLLQAKFVSEFLSQCKARELHTCIDTSGHASLANLKLVLPHTDMFLYDLKSLDEKKHKKYTGVGIQRIVDNLDCIISQNKAINLRIPIIPQVNDSYQDIQYFIKFIKDRPALSKIDLLAFHRLGKHKYEKLGMEYKADIFHEPEHLDMKSIAKLFVDSGINCSIN
- the hypD gene encoding trans-4-hydroxy-L-proline dehydratase, which translates into the protein MINDRIKNLREQSLNAPNTISAERALLVTEFYQQQGIGGLSIAMQRGLCFKYIFENKKICILDDELIVGERGPSPKATPTYPEICVHSLEDLETLHSREKVSFSVSDDVKQTYRDIIIPFWTGRSHRERLVENMTQEWHDAYSSGIFTEFQEQRAPGHTVLGDIIYRKGMLDIIADIKHSIKKLDFFNDNKAYEKREELNAMKATAEALINFAHRHADKLETLADSCENETRKLELEHMAKICRRVPANKPETFHEALQYYWFVHLGVITELNPWDAFNPGRLDQHLYPYYKKELEAGTLTKEKAYELLQAFWIKFNNHPAPPKVGITAQESSTYTDFCLINVGGLTPDGKDAVNEMSYMILDVVADMQMVQPSSMVQISKMNPDRFVHHTIKVVRKGFGQPSIFNTDGLINQLLRQGKDIVDARKGGCSGCVETGAFGTEKYGLTGYFNLAKVFEITINNGRDPVTGREIGLQTGNPATFESFDDLLEAFKRQVNHFINIKIQGNNIIERLYSDFLPVPFLSLLVEGCIEGGKDYNSGGAKYNTSYIQGVGLGSLTDIMTSVKYHIFDNNTFTFAELQSALEANWNGFEAMRKQAVHHTPKYGNDDDYADEQAISIFDIFYDSVNGRPTSTGGVFRINMLPTTCHVYFGKVIGASADGRKAGIPLSEGISPFHGSDTNGPTAVIKSASKIDHLRTGGTLLNQRFSPSFFKDDTSIRQVASLVRSYFKMDGHHIQFNVVDSRTLQKAKAKPEDYRDLIVRVAGYSDYFNDLGEELQDEIIRRTAHEVF
- a CDS encoding mechanosensitive ion channel family protein gives rise to the protein MRNRTGVVIFFLCMLLSSFAMSYDRGELVDAKYSTRTPQKTIVSLLAFLQDDRFDPAIASATIAGDYTKGEKIGYALKIKQIIDKKEAEVDLSEIPDKRLYKDKTSKERIYILFEDFPDLYLERINSNWLFSEHSIDNLPEIHKQLFPIVAPVPEFDFEELWEEVDSLGKDSVVTKVKKKTVVKRAPVVKTEKEMSDFYDKFDLSSPYETVRSHLIFLQDFNYKPELAAKTLNAPSRDENEKIALAIKLKQIYDGRGKYIDLASISRDPNFADSLGRMRKYIVEPSIPEIYLEKKGDDWVYSEASVEKIGSLYERTYPIVGASATFKYREILQKYFPEKSGMIFGQPIWKFMGLILLLVGIFITNALLVFLSRQVISLFNKDEAYQKVVIAIISQFYLILAVYFSNIVLQIINFTIEVYRYIIEVRDVLLVVLITVFLFKIIDLLAFHTLQGEDDSKRFFKARKSVMPFFSMTGKILITLVSVSYTLQMLGVDVSTLLAGISIGGLALALAAQDTLKNFFGSIMILMDSPFRVGDFISADKDGIKGSVEKIGLRSTLIRTVNDSVISVPNSSLANSQVDNLGRRNYRRLKFYLPLEFGQEMTNIHDLKRGIESVIIDHPKLRDDRYYCNLYDLTPYSVRMIVIAYVKGSYAEEMETRHEVLSQILLKASEMNVKVATLPKGFVPDEPAKATAGGGGLGSNDSGSLVF